The window GATCTTATGGGCGGCCGCGGAAGTCAGATTGGTAAGTCATCGACCGCTCCGCGGTCGATGAATGGAGCTCGATTCCGGCGTCAGGCGAACGACGACTATTACTCGTAAATAAACGTCGCCATATAAGCACTGCGCGAACCGGGCGTTGACCAGGTCGTTCCCAGGCCGCGGCCGCGGTACTCGGCTTCGGTCGAGACGCCGGCTGCGAAGTTTTGCAGCTTTGCCAGCGGCGGATAGAAGGCCACTTCGTTGGTGCAGATGCAGTCGGTCTTCACTGCTTTCCGCGTGCCGAGGGTCACCATTTTGCCGGCCTTCAAGTGACCGTCGAGCGAACCCAGGTCGAGCGACATTTCGATCGGCGCCGAATCGACTCGCACCACTTCCTTGCCAGCCCGGCCCGCATGTTCCTTCGCGAACGACAGCAGGGCGTCGCGCTGTATGCCGGTTGCTTTTTCGTCAAGAATGACCGTCGACTTCAGCGTCTTGGGATCATTCACGCCGCCGTGGCCGAGCGTATCGGAACCGGTCATGCAGACGACGACCGACAGGCCGGTGAGATCGACGCCGGCGTGCTTGCCGCTTTCGATGTTCCAAGCCATCACGGCGTCTTTGCCGGCGAGGGCAGATTCGGCGTTCGCAAAACAGGGACCGGTGTAAACCTGGCAGGTCCGCGTTTCCAGATAAATGCCCGAAACCTCATCGGCACCGCGAGCGGCATTCCAGCCCAGCAAACTCACAACGGCCAGCGACCACAACATCAGACGTGACATGCAAATCTCTCCTGGCGAGAATGACCAACCGCAAGCGAGCAACGCTCCATTCTAGGCGGAAATCGTCGGAAAGACCAAGAGATTTACAGGTAGCATTGGCGTCGGTTGTGGACCAGGGCGGTTGCCGAAGTCGTGGGGTTTGCGCAATGATGGGGTTCGCGAAATAACTGCCATTGTTTCGGAGGGAATCCGTGAGTCCGCTCGTTGTTAGTTTGATTGTGCTGCTCTGTATCTTTGGAAGCTCCCTGGGGGGCTTGCTGCTGCGGCCTCATTTTCCCGACGGGCATCTCAATACCGAGTCGAAGGAAGTCATCAAGCTGGTCGTCGGCATTGTCGGCACGATGACCGGCATGGTGCTGGGCCTGCTAGTGGCGTCGGCGAAGAGTTCGTTCGACAGCCAACATCACGGCGTATCGCAGTTGGCAGCCAATGTGGTGGTGCTCGATCGGGCGCTGGCTCACTACGGGCCCGAGACTCAAGCGACGCGCGAGGCGCTCCGCAAAACAGTGACCGACATGATCGAGCGGATCTGGGCAGAGCCCAAACCGGCTAACGGTGACGCAACGAAGTATGAAGAAGTCTATGACCATATTCTCGCACTGCAGCCGAAGAATGAATCGCAGCGCACGAATCAAGCCCTGGCGCTAAAAGTCGTACACGACACCGCGCAGATGCGCTGGCTGTTGTACTCGCAGCGGATTGGTTCGATTCCGCCGGTGTTCCTCATTCTTTTGGTCGCCTGGCTCGCCATCACCTTCGGCAGTTATGGACTGTTTGCACCACGCAACGCGACGACCATCGCCGTGCTGTTGCTAGGGAGCTTGGTTGTTTCGAGCGCGGTCTTTTTGATCCTCGAGCTCGATCGTCCCTTCGGCGGCATCATGCACATCAGCAGCCAGCCGCTGCGAAATGCACTGGCGCAGGTCGGGCAGTAAGCCGGGAATTAACGATGTATTTCGAGAGTTTCCTGGCCGGTCTGTCGGCGACTTTTGTCAAAGTCCCCGCGGCGGAAGTCGATGGCCAGATCGAGCTGGGCTTGAAGCAAATCGTGGAGTTTCTCGATCTCGATCGGAGCGGCTTCGGCGAAGTGACTTCGCAGGGAATGGTCATCACGCACTCGTACCAATTGCCGGGAATCCCACCGTCGCCGCGCGTCATTCTCGAAGCTCAGTTCCCGTTCTACGCCCGAAAAGTTCAGCAGGGCGAGGTCTTCCGCATGCCCGAAGATCTGCCGCCGGAAGCTGCGCGTGAATGGGAAATGGCCGCTCGCTCGGGAATGAAATCGAACCTCACGATTCCGCTGAAGGTAACCGGTTCAGTCGTCGGCGGAATCGGCTTTGCGTCGTTCCGCGCCCAGCGTGACTGGCCCGATGCCCTCATCCAGCGTTTGCGACTGGTCGGCGATATCTTTACGAATGCCCTAGCGCGCAAGCGCGCCGAAGAGGCGCTCGCGGCTGCCAACGAACAAGCGAGGATCCTGCGTGAGGAGTTGGCCCGGCAGATCGTTGCCAATCAAGAACGCGAATTGAACCAAAAGGGCGAAAGCGAACGAGTGCAACTGCTCGTAAACAACCTCACGCCACGCGAGCGCGAGGTCTTCTTTCTGGTTGCCGCCGGCATGCCGAATAAGAACATCGCCACCCGGCTCGACGTGAGTTTGCAGAGCGTGAAACTCTATCGCGCCCGCGTGATGGAAAAGCTCCAGTTGGCGACCGTTGCCGATCTCGTTCGCCTCGCCGACAAAGCCAAGACGCTGCTCGGCGACAGCTGAGGCGGATTAGACCAAGGTCTAATGATGCGGCGATTGCGATTGGATTAGCCTGAGGCGGTCTGTTTTCCTCCGGGCTTCTCCCATGCTTCGCCAGCGTAGCAGTCCCGGATTTGAGCGGTGGAATATATAACAGGTTATGAGATTTTATGCGATTCCGGCAATATCTTGGCAGCCAACGCCTTGCGGCAAAAACAGGCGGAGAAAACGGGTCAAGTCTATAACCTTTTTATAACCAGCGCCGATCATTCGAACACGAATCGATCGCGTCTGCAGCAGTGCTCCATTCGACATCCATCAGCTGCCCTCAGCGCGCACCGGTAGCGCAGCGACGACTGTCATTTTCAAAAACATCAACCGAATTGAGAAAGACAACTGGCTAATTAAATGCAAACGTGGTGACAACTTAGGTCAGAATTTTGCGCAAGCCGTAGTCATCCACGCCAGCGACGCTGTCGCGGCAAGCGACGGGAGGGCGAGGCTCCTGCCGAGCCGCCGAGGTGAAATTGCAAGGCCGCCAGCGGCTGCTTTCGACCGGCGCGGCTCGGCGGGAGCCTCGCCCTCCCAAAATCAGCGACACCGTGAATTGTTACCACAAACGAACCGACGCGGTCGCCGTCCGGTCTGCAGTCATAGTAAAATCAGCCTCCCTTAGTCATTGTCCCGAATTCCTAGAGTGAGACTTCGATGAAGAACCTGGTGCCCCTGCTCGCACTAATCGTCTGCACCGCACTGGCCCTGCCGTGCTCTGCTCAAACTGCCGATGCAGAACTGGCCGAAATCGGCGTCGACGCCTACGTCTACGGCTATCCACTCGTGACGATGGAATACACTCGCCGCGTGATGACCAACGTCGCCAAGCCGAGTGGCTCACACGCGCCGATGGGGCAATTTTTGCTGATGCGGAAATATCCCGACGCGGCGTTCAAGGATGTGACCGCGCCGAACGCCGACACGTTGTATTCGACGGCCTGGCTCGATCTGGCCAAGGAGCCATATATCCTGCGGCTGCCGAAGATGAACGATCGTTACTTTCTGATGCCAATGCTCAGCGGTTGGACCAATGTGTTCGAAGTTCCCGGCAAGCGAACCACGGGCACAAAAGCTCAGGCCTACGCGATCACGGGACCGAACTGGAAGGGGACGCTCCCCGATGGCCTCGTCGAGCTGAAGTCGCCGACCAATATGGTTTGGATTTTGGGACGAACCTACTGCACCGGCACGCCCGAAGACTACGAAGCCGCGCACAAAGTGATGGACAAGTACGACCTGCATCCACTCAGCGCCTTCGCCACCCAATACGTGGCGCCGGCCGGCAAGGTCAATCCCGAAGTCGATATGAAAACGCCAGTCCGCGAACAGGTTCACCGGCTCGATGCGGTTGAGTACTTCACGCTGCTGGCGAAGCTGATGAAAGACAATCCGCCAGCCAAAGACGACGCGCCGATCATCGCCAAGCTCGCCAAAATCGGCATCGTGCCCGGGAAGGATTTCGATGCCGAAAAACTTCCGGCAGCCGTGGCCGCGAGCGTTCCAAAAACAGCCCAGACCAAAATCATGGGCCATTTCGCGCAAGCGGGTAGCGACCTCAACGGCTGGACCTTCACCACCAAGGCCGGCGTTTACGGCACCGAATATCTGCAGCGAGCGCTGATCACGGCAATCGGCCTCGGCGCCAATCGGCCGCAAGATGCGGTGTATCCAACTTCGACGGTCGATGTGGATGGCAAACCTTACAGTGGTGCGAACAAATACGTGATGCATTTCCCGAAGGGTGAGACGCCGCCAGCCGACGGTTTCTGGTCGATCACCATGTACAACGCCGAGTACTTCTTTGTCGACAATCCGCTCGATAAGTACACGGTCAGCCCGCGCAACGATTTGCAATTCAATGCCGATGGTTCGCTCGATCTTTACATTCAAAACGAGTCGCCAGGAAAGGATAAGGAAGCCAATTGGCTGCCGGCGCCGAAGGACAAGTTTGTGCTGATGATGCGACTCTACTGGCCCACCGAAAAAGCGCCATCGATCATCGACGGCAGCTGGAAACCGCCAGGCGTGAAGCAGGTGGGTAAGTAACGGCTGAGGGAATCGCATGTCGCCACTGAAAGATTCAGAAGACGAGTCGAAAAAGCCTGCCGCCAGTGCGAGCGCGCCGACTCGCATCTCCGATGCCACGCTCGATTTCAGCAGCGTGGCCGATGCGAGTCAGCCGACGCCCGCCGTGGTGAATGCTCGGCCCCCCGGCGAAACGCTCGGCAATTACGATCTGCTGTCAGAGCTCGGCCGCGGCGGCATGGGGATTGTTTACAAGGCGCAAGATCGACGACTGGGACGGTTGGTCGCGCTCAAAGTCATTCTCGCAGGTGGCCACGCCGGTTCGACCGAACGGCAGCGTTTTCAATTCGAGGTCGAAGCTTCGGCTCGGCTGCAGCATCCGAATATCGTGCAAGTGCACGAGGTCGGCGAAGAAGACGGTCGGCCGTTCATGTCGATGGAGTTCTGCCCCGGCGGCAGTTTGGAAGATCAGATTCGCGACACGCCGCAGCCGCCGCGCGAGGCTGCCGTGCTCGTGGCCACGCTGGCCGATGCTTTGCACGAAGCTCATCAAGCCGGCATCGTGCATCGCGATGTGAAGCCCGCCAACGTGCTGCTCGCGGCCAACGGTGCGCCGAAGCTCGCCGATTTCGGCCTCGCCAAATCGCTCAACGACGAAGATGGCCTGACGCAAACCGGCGCCATCATGGGGAGCCTCGGCTACATGGCCCCCGAGCAAGCCATCGGCCGCACGCGCGATGCCACCGCCGCGACAGACATCTATTCCCTCGGCGCGCTGCTCTACAAACTGCTGACCGGCCGGCCTCCTTTCCAAGGACCCAATCAGCTCGAGACGATCAATTCGATCGTGGCAGCCGATCCTGTTTCGATTCAGGTGCTGCAGCGCCGCGTGCCGCAGGACCTCGTCACCATCTGCCACAAGTGCTTGGAGAAGAGTCCTTCTCGCCGTTACGCAACGGCGGCTGCGCTCGCCGATGATCTCCGCCGCTATTTAGCCGACGAGCCGATCCAAGCTCGACCACTCGCCGGTGTCGAACGCGCTTGGCGCTGGGCTCGCCGCCATCCCGGGCCAACGCTCGTCTTGCTGGCCGGTGTTGCCATGTTGCTGCTCGTTGCGGCCTGCCTGGCTTGGAGTTCCTATCGCACTTACCGCCTGATGGC is drawn from Anatilimnocola floriformis and contains these coding sequences:
- a CDS encoding LuxR C-terminal-related transcriptional regulator; this translates as MYFESFLAGLSATFVKVPAAEVDGQIELGLKQIVEFLDLDRSGFGEVTSQGMVITHSYQLPGIPPSPRVILEAQFPFYARKVQQGEVFRMPEDLPPEAAREWEMAARSGMKSNLTIPLKVTGSVVGGIGFASFRAQRDWPDALIQRLRLVGDIFTNALARKRAEEALAAANEQARILREELARQIVANQERELNQKGESERVQLLVNNLTPREREVFFLVAAGMPNKNIATRLDVSLQSVKLYRARVMEKLQLATVADLVRLADKAKTLLGDS
- a CDS encoding DUF1326 domain-containing protein, encoding MSRLMLWSLAVVSLLGWNAARGADEVSGIYLETRTCQVYTGPCFANAESALAGKDAVMAWNIESGKHAGVDLTGLSVVVCMTGSDTLGHGGVNDPKTLKSTVILDEKATGIQRDALLSFAKEHAGRAGKEVVRVDSAPIEMSLDLGSLDGHLKAGKMVTLGTRKAVKTDCICTNEVAFYPPLAKLQNFAAGVSTEAEYRGRGLGTTWSTPGSRSAYMATFIYE
- a CDS encoding DUF1254 domain-containing protein, with protein sequence MKNLVPLLALIVCTALALPCSAQTADAELAEIGVDAYVYGYPLVTMEYTRRVMTNVAKPSGSHAPMGQFLLMRKYPDAAFKDVTAPNADTLYSTAWLDLAKEPYILRLPKMNDRYFLMPMLSGWTNVFEVPGKRTTGTKAQAYAITGPNWKGTLPDGLVELKSPTNMVWILGRTYCTGTPEDYEAAHKVMDKYDLHPLSAFATQYVAPAGKVNPEVDMKTPVREQVHRLDAVEYFTLLAKLMKDNPPAKDDAPIIAKLAKIGIVPGKDFDAEKLPAAVAASVPKTAQTKIMGHFAQAGSDLNGWTFTTKAGVYGTEYLQRALITAIGLGANRPQDAVYPTSTVDVDGKPYSGANKYVMHFPKGETPPADGFWSITMYNAEYFFVDNPLDKYTVSPRNDLQFNADGSLDLYIQNESPGKDKEANWLPAPKDKFVLMMRLYWPTEKAPSIIDGSWKPPGVKQVGK
- a CDS encoding serine/threonine-protein kinase, yielding MSPLKDSEDESKKPAASASAPTRISDATLDFSSVADASQPTPAVVNARPPGETLGNYDLLSELGRGGMGIVYKAQDRRLGRLVALKVILAGGHAGSTERQRFQFEVEASARLQHPNIVQVHEVGEEDGRPFMSMEFCPGGSLEDQIRDTPQPPREAAVLVATLADALHEAHQAGIVHRDVKPANVLLAANGAPKLADFGLAKSLNDEDGLTQTGAIMGSLGYMAPEQAIGRTRDATAATDIYSLGALLYKLLTGRPPFQGPNQLETINSIVAADPVSIQVLQRRVPQDLVTICHKCLEKSPSRRYATAAALADDLRRYLADEPIQARPLAGVERAWRWARRHPGPTLVLLAGVAMLLLVAACLAWSSYRTYRLMAEVNEVQRPLQELSGRIRYLDEVLTSSALLASASGEMQWHDRYNSHVEQLDAALQKAVRLAPGAEQPLAKVEAANTSLVTMETRAFDTIRQGQAPEAWKLLTSTEYRAAKEQYNEALAGFIAHLDTHQQKLLAQAAAETKIFVILAAIAATAILLMIVVGGWAGLRLLRRA
- a CDS encoding bestrophin-like domain gives rise to the protein MSPLVVSLIVLLCIFGSSLGGLLLRPHFPDGHLNTESKEVIKLVVGIVGTMTGMVLGLLVASAKSSFDSQHHGVSQLAANVVVLDRALAHYGPETQATREALRKTVTDMIERIWAEPKPANGDATKYEEVYDHILALQPKNESQRTNQALALKVVHDTAQMRWLLYSQRIGSIPPVFLILLVAWLAITFGSYGLFAPRNATTIAVLLLGSLVVSSAVFLILELDRPFGGIMHISSQPLRNALAQVGQ